The DNA segment ATAAATGTTACCTTCACTCACTCAATTTCAATTTCGCTAACTGtttcattttagtcatttcagttattatattttaatggattttaataaaattactcatattttattttttattcattaaTACTCATTCAGACTATAATCAGATAGAATTTTCGATAAAAATCTTATGTAGAGTAtcttatgagattttaaattatatatatatatatatattattggatATGATTGAAATTTGTTTTTTTCTTTCGGTGTTAGTGAATGTAATCAGCAATATGGATATAAAATTTGTTTGTAAAATATATttgtataaaatatatttatttttttttggttttataATTCGATCTAGTAAAGAGATAAACTTTTAtgatttaaaataaagtaaaacgcgtgattcaaaaatttcattagagattttatttgattataaattaaaatataatgattgaaataaaataattacaaaattgagtgactttaagaaaaatttattcaGATTTTTGCCAACAAGGTCCGTCGACTCAATCTCGCAAGGAACGTGTTTTTTGTTAGCTTGAAGAAAGCCTACAATGTCCAGAGAGAAACAATGATGAGAACATGCAAATATGGAACTTTATATGGCTTAATTTCACTTATTGAagttattattgaatttcaatatGATCACTTCAATTTATATGAACTTTGTTTCAATAAATTTGCCACTTTAGAGGTTTAGTAAAATTTTGTGTTGCCAACAGCAAACGAGCTCAATAATCACAAGGGAAATTAAACCAACGCACACATAGGCATGCATCACTAAAAGTTGCCCAAACAAGCAAACACTTACCATGAAGAGTTTTTCCTCCAGGTCTAAAGTTGCAGTGTAAGGCCTATATCATTTTTCGATGTCAAAGATGGAATATTTTAACGATTTCGAAGATTTCATATGTAAGGGAATGggaatgataataaaaattatatatatatacatatatttcaaATACTTTTTTGGATAAAAGAAATTTCAATAGCCAAATACTACGTAATTATTAGAATAAAATTCTTAACAACACCCActtaattttattaatcattttatttcaattattatattttaatttactttaattaaattatttttttttactttcagtcatttaaattaaaatccaATAGAATCTCTAATGAAACTCTTATATAATATATCTTGTGtaactataaattataaaaaattaatgtttTATTGGGtcagattaaaaaataaaaaaaataaattttatttctatactatttattatatttattaattttatttataaactaAAAAGATTTTAATCAGACTAAatcaagatatatatatatatttttaaatttaaaatcacaTAAAACACGCtgcataaaaattttattaaattttaggcTGTATTGAGTAATTaatcataataaaaaataaaaataaatattttaattaaaactaattaaaatataatgactaAAAATGACTTCATCAACAAAATTAGTGATGACAGTTAAAATTAATTCCTGTGGCTTGAAAAGAACGGACGTGTCTAAAATGCTAACGCTTACGCTTCGAAACGGCGTCGTTTTATTTACATTGGACTTTGACACAATTGGGCAAAATGATACAACTACGTGAAGCCAATTCTCACCCTCTataaatgttcaaaaccctacctCTCCTGGTTCTTTTATCCGACACAGCCGCTTAGTAAAATGACCACCCGATTTAAGAAGAACCGGAAGAAGCGAGGCCACGTGAGCGCTGGACATGGGCGTATTGGCAAGCACAGGAAGCATCCAGGAGGTCGCGGTAATGCCGGAGGCATGCATCACCACAGGATCCTCTTCGACAAGTACCATCCTGGGTATTTTGGAAAGGTCGGTATGCGATACTTCCACAAGTTGCGGAACAAGTTCTACTGCCCCATCGTCAACATCGACAAGCTTTGGTCGTTGATCCCTCAGGAAGTGAAGGATAAGGCTAGCAAGGACAATGTGCCAATGATCGATGTCACTCAGTATGGCTACTTCAAGGTATTGGGGAAGGGTGCTCTGCCAGAGAACAAGCCGGTTGTGGTGAAAGCGAAGCTGGTGTCCAAGATTGCTGAGAAAAAGATAAAGGAGAATGGTGGAGCTGTTGTGCTTACGGCTTAAGCTGTTCTGTTCTTATCactttagggttttttttttctttttaaattttaagtgTTTAGATGTTGATATTAATTGGTACTTTATTATCGTCGTTGTTATTGCTACTTTTTTGGTTTGAATGGATATGAGTTACTTTCCCGGTGCTTAGATCTTTCACTTGTATGCGGTTTTAGTTCTTATTGACGGAGTCTTCTGGTAATGCTTTTGATTTTTGTGCTTTTGAGGTATAAGTTATGCTTTTGAAAGTTAGGAATGTGCTAATTTTCCTTGTTACATATCTCTTCAAGCTTATGCTGAAGCATGGCTCTTCTATTAGATTATAGTATGAGGTTAATATTTGATCTTTGTAATGGTCTGTTTTCTTAATGTAGGTCTGTAGGGATTTACTTCAATTGTCCTttagcaaaatggatgcaaaaactTATTTAGGGCTAGAGTGCTATTAATTTTTTCAGGTTGGATAATATAATTTGTGGTATGTTGGTCTTGAAGCATATTATCGGTGATGCTCAGCTACTATTTAGGTTCATATTCATAGTTGGGTTGCATAGTACTTTCTTGACTTGTTATAGTGGGAGGAATTGATAACAAAGGGAAATGCAATTTTATATGAGGAAGTTAATAGATGATGACAATTGGCAAATTGGCCCTGAATAATCTAGGTTTCATCAGTAAGTTGTTCATGAAAAGCTCATTAGATGGTCACAGCATATTATTTGTGGATCACTTGCTAGGGTGCCATTTAAAGTGAAGATAACATATCCTTTATGCTGTATAATGGGAAAATGGCTGCAAAAGCATAATCATTCTGTTTACTGTCCCTTCTTCTGTCTTATTTAACTGGAGACAACCCAATTCCATTGAATTTTGTTGCAACTTCATGTCAAATAATAATAGGGTTGGTAGGACTTTGGCTTGCACAAATTATATTATCCATCTTGAAAAACTAAGACTGATTCCTAGTGATCATTAAATTTCTTATGATATGTCTACATGCTTTAAGGAGTATTATGTTCAGCAAAAGCATCTCTTATATAGGTCTTAACCTGGGAGGTACTGCAAAACTGGTGGCTAAATACCGACCTGGCATGCCTATTTTATCTGTAGTTCACCTGAGATTAAGACCGATTCCTTTGATTGGTCCTGTAGTGATGAAGCTCCTGCAAGGCATAGCCTTATTTTGCGGCGTGTTGGTACCTGTTTTATAATTATATGCAGGATCTGCTAGGGCTTCTCATGCAGAGACAACAGAAGAATCTTTGAATTTTGCCATTCAACATGCCAAGACGAAAGGACTATGCAAGAATGGAGATTCTGTTGTGGCCTTGCACCGAGTTGGAGCTGCAGAGATAACTTTTGTTTCAGCTTCCTCCTTAATCAAGGATGTGAAAAGCGATTGGGCAACCCTCGGTACGATGACATATGTAATAGTTTTTTTTTCCATGTGTATTAGGTTT comes from the Hevea brasiliensis isolate MT/VB/25A 57/8 chromosome 5, ASM3005281v1, whole genome shotgun sequence genome and includes:
- the LOC110665344 gene encoding 60S ribosomal protein L27a-3-like gives rise to the protein MTTRFKKNRKKRGHVSAGHGRIGKHRKHPGGRGNAGGMHHHRILFDKYHPGYFGKVGMRYFHKLRNKFYCPIVNIDKLWSLIPQEVKDKASKDNVPMIDVTQYGYFKVLGKGALPENKPVVVKAKLVSKIAEKKIKENGGAVVLTA